One Peromyscus leucopus breed LL Stock chromosome 4, UCI_PerLeu_2.1, whole genome shotgun sequence genomic region harbors:
- the LOC114705605 gene encoding malignant T-cell-amplified sequence 2, protein MFKKFDEKDCVSNCIQLKTSVIKGIKSQLTEQFPGIEPWLNQIMPKKDPVKIVRCHEHMEILTVNGELLFFRQRKGPFYPTLRLLHKYPFILPHQQVDKGAIKFVLSGANIMCPGLTSPGAKLYAAAVDTIVAVMAEGKEHALCVGVMKMAAADIEKVNKGIGIENIHYLNDGLWHMKTYK, encoded by the coding sequence ATGTTCAAGAAATTTGACGAGAAGGACTGTGTGTCCAACTGCATCCAGCTGAAAACTTCCGTTATTAAGGGTATTAAGAGCCAACTGACTGAGCAGTTCCCAGGTATCGAGCCGTGGCTTAATCAAATCATGCCTAAGAAAGATCCCGTCAAAATAGTGCGATGCCATGAACACATGGAAATCCTTACAGTTAATGGAGAATTACTGTTTTTCAGGCAGAGAAAAGGACCCTTTTATCCAACGCTAAGATTACTTCACAAATACCCATTTATCCTACCACACCAGCAGGTCGACAAAGGAGCCATCAAATTTGTGCTCAGTGGTGCAAATATCATGTGTCCGGGTTTAACATCTCCTGGAGCAAAGCTCTATGCTGCTGCAGTAGATACCATCGTGGCGGTCATGGCCGAAGGGAAGGAGCATGCCCTGTGTGTCGGAGTCATGAAAATGGCTGCAGCAGACATTGAGAAAGTCAACAAGGGCATCGGCATAGAGAACATCCATTATCTAAATGACGGGCTGTGGCACATGAAGACATATAAGTGA